AACTTAACCTTTTTCAATTCAAAATTCAAAATTTAGAATTCAAAATTTCTTAAAAGGTGGATGAATTTTTAACAGATAAACACAACCCTATCTATTTTTGCACTAAGTAATGGAAGATACTATAAATAACTGAGCAGTCGGGAGTTTTTTCCCACATAACTCAACTTTGGCAAAAAATGAGTTCATTGCTCCTAAACTATTCCGAGGGTTACCTTTAGCAGGGTTCACCTTTTTATTTTAACTTAAGCTTAAGCCTTATGGTGAATTCCCCCCTCTCTATTTTATTAAATGTCTTTCCCCCATCTTCAGAGATAAACGACCTGCCATATCTTAATACCTTCTCAAGGGGGATTTCAAATTGCCCCTCTAAAGCCTTTAATGAAATAGTATTTGTTCCCTCCCTTAACATCGATAAAGGAAAACCTGCCTTTCCAAAGATAAGCAGACCGCCACTACTTGGGCAGGGTGTGCTTCCTAAATTTTTTTCATTTATCTGGATAGAAATTATCCCAGGACCTCCAAAGAAATCAAAAAAGAAGAAGCAATTATCCTTTATCTTTGAAATATCCTTTATGATAAGCTCTTTTTTTATTATTCTATTGGGGTTATTTAAAGTAAAGGTTTCTCTTCCTCCTCCTTCCTCTGGTGTATCCATAATTAAAAGATAACCATCCTTTTCAATCTCTACCCCACTTTTATATACCATAGGCCAGATTAAACCTTTAAGGGTTGAAGAGAAATTAACCCCCATAAATAGCAAAGAGAATAGCAAGAAACAAGGGGTTATTATTTTGATTTCTCTCTTTTTAAAGGCATTATATAAATAAAAAATTGCATATCCTCCAAATGGTAAAAGTGCGGGAATAACACCTATCCTATACCTTCCCAAGACCATAAATGCTGTTATGGTCAAAAAATAAGAGAGAATAAAGAATACCAATCCAAGCACAGCCTTTCTCTTTATTGACAAAATAAGACCCAAAAGGCATAATGGAGCTATCAGGCTAAATGTAAGGAATCCAGGCATAACCTTTGAAAGATTTTTAAAATGGCTATAGTCAACATTGTTGGGAACCTCCCAACTGTCCCAAAATAGCCAGGCTTTTTTAAGGGTAAGACCTAACCAGGCAGAAGGGCTGTTTTTGATAAACCTTAAAGATTCCTTTATCCAAAGAGAAGACCTCTTTGAAATAGACGGCTCTTTATTTATCCTCTCTGCAATTTCATTATAATTTTCTGGATATGAATCAGAAGTGCCTGTTGAGCCTGGGTTATTTCCAATATAAAATTGTATCCCTCCCTTTGCAGAAAGAAGAATAAACTCCTTTGTGTCAATGTAATTCTTTATTGTAACGGGAATTATTGGTATTATGCTTCCAATTGCTATAAACAAAAAGATAAGAATTCCCTTCCTTGCTCCCAACAATATTAAAGACAAAATAAAAAGAAAGGGGAGAAATGTAAGGATAGTTCCTCGCAGGAGGGCCGATATCCCAATTGCCATTCCCAAAATAAAGCCATTTTTTCTTGTTGAATCTTCTTGGGTTCTTACCAAAAAATAGAGGATTATGCAAACAAGGGAGGTAAATAATCCGTCTATTAACAATGAATCCTCATAAAGGATAAACGGGCCATAGAATAGGGCTAAAATAAATGTAATAAAACCAACATTTTTGCCAAATAGCCTTTTTGTTGCAAGATAAATAAGGAAATAGGAAAATAGGGCTATGATTGTCTGAACAATATAGAGAGAATGAAGATTTCTTCCAAAAACAAGGTAGATAAAAGCTACAAAATAAGGATAGAGAACAGAGGTTGCTCCTGCCCAACATATATTTTTTCCCTTTAAGATGCTTTGTGCCTGGGAGTCAAAGGTTGCCATATCTGTTCCTGCCATAAGCTGATTTCCAAGCCATCCTTTTGCTTCAATATCCTTAAGAATAGAGAGCCTTAAGACAAATGAGATAACAAGGAGGGAGATAATAAGGATATATTCTAATGGAAAACCCATATTTTTCTTTTTTTGCCTCTTAATCCTTTGTCGAGTAGACATTTTCTATAACCTCCTATATTTTATGCCCCTCCACAGAACCGTGCTTAAGGATTTCCGCAACCTGGCTCTTCAGCAATGCTTCCTCTATACGAGGAGAGGGCATATACCCCATCTATTCCAGAAGCTTTATCCCTTTTAAGCTCCCTGAAAACAGCCTTTTAGAAAATCCTTTTGACGAGTAGGTAGGCAAGTGTGATAAACCTATACTTTGGATTTTCTTTGG
This portion of the bacterium genome encodes:
- a CDS encoding glycosyltransferase family 39 protein, which gives rise to MSTRQRIKRQKKKNMGFPLEYILIISLLVISFVLRLSILKDIEAKGWLGNQLMAGTDMATFDSQAQSILKGKNICWAGATSVLYPYFVAFIYLVFGRNLHSLYIVQTIIALFSYFLIYLATKRLFGKNVGFITFILALFYGPFILYEDSLLIDGLFTSLVCIILYFLVRTQEDSTRKNGFILGMAIGISALLRGTILTFLPFLFILSLILLGARKGILIFLFIAIGSIIPIIPVTIKNYIDTKEFILLSAKGGIQFYIGNNPGSTGTSDSYPENYNEIAERINKEPSISKRSSLWIKESLRFIKNSPSAWLGLTLKKAWLFWDSWEVPNNVDYSHFKNLSKVMPGFLTFSLIAPLCLLGLILSIKRKAVLGLVFFILSYFLTITAFMVLGRYRIGVIPALLPFGGYAIFYLYNAFKKREIKIITPCFLLFSLLFMGVNFSSTLKGLIWPMVYKSGVEIEKDGYLLIMDTPEEGGGRETFTLNNPNRIIKKELIIKDISKIKDNCFFFFDFFGGPGIISIQINEKNLGSTPCPSSGGLLIFGKAGFPLSMLREGTNTISLKALEGQFEIPLEKVLRYGRSFISEDGGKTFNKIERGEFTIRLKLKLK